A window from Chloroflexota bacterium encodes these proteins:
- a CDS encoding aldo/keto reductase produces the protein MQQVVLGNSGIEVSRLCIGTGTVGWNGSSNQTRQLGSEGLIDLLCYAYDSGVRFWDTADQYGSHPHVREALRVLPRDQVVVTTKTTSRTPDGVRSDVERFLRELGTDYADIVLLHCLTEHDWTTRYADSMEALSKCREQGMVRAVGVSCHDFAAFRLAAVSPWVEVVLARINYDGVSMDASPEEVIPVMDEMSARGKGIYGMKVYGAGKLLHDRRRALGYVLDLPSVDAVVLGMENKAEVDENVELVEELAGVPV, from the coding sequence ATGCAGCAAGTTGTGCTCGGAAATTCCGGAATCGAAGTCTCCCGGCTATGCATCGGCACTGGGACGGTAGGCTGGAATGGTTCGTCGAATCAGACGCGGCAGCTTGGCTCGGAAGGGTTGATAGACCTCCTCTGCTATGCCTATGACTCCGGCGTCCGGTTTTGGGACACGGCCGATCAGTACGGTTCCCATCCCCACGTCCGTGAGGCTTTGCGCGTGCTGCCTCGCGATCAGGTGGTCGTTACGACAAAGACCACGTCGCGAACCCCGGATGGGGTTAGGAGCGACGTGGAGCGCTTTCTGCGCGAATTGGGCACTGACTATGCTGACATCGTGCTGCTGCACTGCCTTACGGAGCACGACTGGACGACGCGCTATGCGGACTCCATGGAGGCGCTCAGCAAGTGCCGGGAGCAAGGCATGGTGCGGGCAGTCGGCGTCTCGTGCCACGACTTCGCAGCCTTTAGGCTCGCAGCAGTTTCGCCGTGGGTAGAAGTTGTGCTTGCCCGGATCAACTATGACGGCGTGTCTATGGATGCGTCACCCGAAGAGGTGATTCCCGTCATGGACGAGATGTCTGCGCGCGGCAAAGGCATCTACGGCATGAAAGTCTACGGGGCAGGCAAGCTCCTGCACGATCGGCGACGGGCGCTTGGGTACGTGCTCGATCTTCCCAGCGTAGACGCGGTTGTGCTGGGCATGGAAAATAAGGCAGAGGTTGACGAGAATGTCGAGCTCGTCGAAGAGCTCGCCGGCGTTCCCGTTTGA
- the htpX gene encoding zinc metalloprotease HtpX, giving the protein MKQKWIGDGGLQIRMLITILLLGAVYVFFLAALWSLGAGAMTMLAFAGAMMAAQYFFSDKMILWSMGAKDVTPEQAPDLHAMVERLAAMADMPKPRIAMVEHSMANAFATGRDPKHAVVAVTTGLIHQLNRDELEAVLAHELSHVKNRDVMVITLASFFSTLAFMIMRFGMYMGLFGGFGGRGRDNQGSAIILVYFVAVLVWIVSFLLIRALSRYREYSADRGAAVLTGSPSHLSSALLKISGRMQRIPKDDLRQVEGANAFFIMPAVGKNSLMELVSTHPSLENRLKRLAALEQQMEQA; this is encoded by the coding sequence ATGAAGCAAAAGTGGATCGGGGATGGTGGACTGCAGATTCGCATGCTCATTACGATCCTCCTCCTTGGCGCCGTCTACGTCTTCTTCTTGGCGGCGCTTTGGTCGCTGGGTGCGGGTGCCATGACTATGCTCGCTTTCGCCGGCGCCATGATGGCAGCGCAGTACTTTTTCAGCGACAAGATGATTCTGTGGTCCATGGGTGCAAAGGACGTGACTCCGGAACAAGCGCCGGATCTTCACGCCATGGTAGAACGCTTGGCGGCTATGGCGGATATGCCAAAACCGCGCATCGCGATGGTTGAACACTCCATGGCGAATGCCTTTGCTACCGGCAGGGACCCCAAGCACGCCGTCGTGGCGGTGACGACCGGCCTGATCCACCAACTGAATCGCGACGAATTGGAGGCCGTGCTGGCCCACGAACTCAGCCACGTTAAGAACCGTGATGTCATGGTGATTACGCTGGCGAGCTTCTTTTCCACTCTGGCGTTTATGATCATGCGGTTTGGCATGTATATGGGTCTCTTTGGCGGTTTTGGCGGCCGGGGCCGGGACAACCAGGGAAGCGCGATCATCCTTGTATATTTCGTGGCTGTGCTCGTCTGGATCGTTAGCTTTCTATTGATCCGGGCGCTATCTCGCTATCGCGAATACTCCGCTGACCGCGGCGCCGCTGTGCTTACGGGCTCTCCATCGCATCTTTCATCTGCTCTGCTGAAGATCAGCGGTCGCATGCAACGTATTCCGAAAGATGATTTGCGTCAGGTGGAAGGTGCGAATGCATTCTTCATCATGCCTGCCGTAGGCAAGAATTCGCTGATGGAACTGGTCTCAACCCACCCCTCCCTTGAGAATCGCCTCAAGCGTCTCGCTGCGCTGGAGCAGCAGATGGAGCAAGCGTAG
- the hisS gene encoding histidine--tRNA ligase: MLQTPRGTTDVLPSDQAYWSYVTAHFKSICNSYGYGEIRTPVFEDTRLFQRTVGEGTDIVEKEMYTFSDRGGDSLTLRPEGTAPVVRAYLEHGMHRLPQPVKLSYIASIFRYDRPQAGRLRQHHQFGVEALGEESAAIDAEVISLLLSLYRSVGLTEVSLQLNSIGDAACRPQYIADLAAYYRSHVHALCENCQTRLERNPLRLLDCKEDSCQPFIAEAPHTLDSLCTDCDTHFGALKRSLEAMKISYTLNHTLVRGLDYYTRTVFEVWPEMVGRQSALGGGGRYDGLARQIGKRDLPGIGFGTGIERIILNLQRQGIAPTDEKQFSVYVATLGEQAGTYGTGLVDDLRQRGIRALTSYKPRSLKAQLRQAGNFQAEYAVIVGDDELAEGQILLRDLGASSQENIAAPDVVATLERLRANGNSS; encoded by the coding sequence GTGCTGCAGACCCCGCGAGGCACAACCGATGTCCTTCCCAGCGACCAAGCGTACTGGAGCTACGTAACCGCTCACTTCAAGAGCATCTGCAACTCCTACGGCTATGGCGAAATCCGCACGCCGGTCTTCGAGGACACGCGGCTCTTCCAAAGGACCGTGGGGGAAGGCACGGATATCGTTGAGAAAGAGATGTACACGTTCTCAGATCGGGGCGGCGACAGTCTCACCTTACGTCCCGAGGGTACGGCGCCGGTGGTGCGGGCCTACCTGGAACACGGCATGCATCGCTTGCCCCAACCCGTAAAGCTTAGTTACATTGCGTCGATTTTCCGCTACGATCGTCCCCAGGCGGGACGATTGCGGCAGCACCACCAGTTCGGCGTGGAGGCGCTGGGAGAAGAGTCCGCCGCCATCGACGCCGAAGTCATCAGCTTGCTCTTGAGTCTCTACCGCAGCGTTGGGCTGACCGAAGTTTCACTCCAACTAAACAGTATTGGCGATGCGGCTTGCCGCCCGCAGTACATCGCAGACCTCGCGGCATACTACCGCTCGCACGTGCATGCTCTGTGCGAAAACTGCCAGACCCGCTTGGAACGTAATCCGCTACGCCTCTTGGACTGCAAGGAAGACTCTTGCCAACCCTTCATCGCAGAGGCGCCGCACACCTTGGATAGTCTCTGTACAGACTGCGACACCCACTTTGGCGCCCTGAAGCGGTCACTGGAGGCTATGAAGATCAGCTACACACTGAATCACACGCTCGTGCGGGGTCTTGACTACTACACGCGCACAGTCTTTGAGGTCTGGCCGGAAATGGTGGGCCGGCAGAGCGCCTTGGGGGGCGGCGGCCGCTACGATGGCTTGGCGAGACAAATCGGCAAGCGCGACCTGCCCGGCATCGGCTTTGGCACCGGCATCGAGCGGATAATTCTCAACCTGCAGCGCCAGGGCATAGCACCAACGGACGAAAAGCAATTCAGTGTCTATGTGGCAACACTTGGCGAGCAGGCCGGAACCTACGGCACCGGCTTGGTTGACGACTTGCGGCAGCGGGGAATTCGCGCGCTCACATCCTATAAGCCGCGCAGCCTCAAGGCCCAGCTCCGCCAAGCGGGAAACTTTCAAGCAGAGTATGCCGTGATAGTCGGCGACGATGAGCTGGCGGAAGGTCAGATCTTGCTGCGGGACCTGGGGGCGAGCTCGCAAGAAAACATAGCAGCACCGGACGTCGTAGCAACGCTTGAGCGGCTACGCGCTAACGGAAATTCCAGCTAA
- a CDS encoding ABC transporter ATP-binding protein, whose product MASVTLESVSKRFGEVVAVSNMNLEVKDKEFLVLVGPSGCGKSTTLRMIAGLEEITEGSLFIGDRLVNDVPPKDRDIAMVFQSYALYPHMSVYDNLAFGLRLRRTPKKEIDRRVRESAEMLGIGELLNRKPRQLSGGQRQRVALGRAIVRDPAVFLMDEPLSNLDAKLRVTTRAELIKLHRRLETTTIYVTHDQVEAMTMGHRIAVMRDGVLQQLDTPQNIYDHPSNMFVAGFIGSPAMNFQEATLSGDADEMWVETGGFKLRWPPDKAAALAKVDTDKIYFGWRPEDMFDPRFRPAALDVSQGNSMTARVDVVETLGSEMYVYCLAGDIDFVARLDPRAEAIVGRDIEMVVDVDNCHAFDMRTQESIF is encoded by the coding sequence GTGGCTAGTGTAACTCTTGAATCCGTCTCTAAGCGCTTTGGCGAGGTTGTTGCGGTAAGCAACATGAACCTGGAAGTCAAGGACAAGGAATTCCTCGTCCTCGTTGGGCCTTCCGGCTGTGGCAAGTCGACGACATTGCGCATGATTGCCGGCCTGGAGGAGATTACGGAAGGTAGTCTCTTCATCGGTGACCGGTTGGTCAACGACGTGCCGCCGAAGGACCGAGACATCGCCATGGTGTTCCAGTCCTACGCGCTCTATCCGCACATGTCAGTATATGACAACTTGGCGTTTGGTTTGCGCCTGCGCCGTACTCCTAAGAAAGAGATCGACCGCCGCGTGCGCGAGAGTGCGGAGATGCTTGGCATTGGCGAGCTCCTCAACCGCAAGCCGCGGCAGCTCTCCGGTGGCCAGCGGCAGCGCGTTGCACTGGGACGCGCCATTGTACGCGACCCCGCCGTCTTCCTAATGGATGAGCCCCTTTCAAACCTGGACGCCAAGCTGCGCGTTACGACGCGCGCCGAGCTCATCAAGCTGCACCGGCGCTTGGAAACCACTACCATCTACGTGACTCACGACCAAGTAGAGGCCATGACGATGGGTCACCGCATTGCGGTGATGCGAGACGGGGTTCTGCAGCAACTCGATACGCCGCAGAACATCTACGACCATCCTTCCAACATGTTCGTGGCCGGTTTCATCGGCAGCCCAGCCATGAACTTCCAAGAGGCCACGCTCTCCGGCGATGCTGACGAGATGTGGGTAGAAACCGGCGGTTTCAAGCTCCGCTGGCCTCCTGACAAGGCAGCCGCACTGGCAAAGGTCGACACGGACAAGATCTACTTCGGCTGGCGGCCTGAGGATATGTTCGACCCACGCTTCCGCCCCGCCGCCCTGGACGTGTCGCAAGGCAACTCCATGACTGCCCGCGTCGACGTGGTTGAGACCCTCGGTTCTGAAATGTACGTCTACTGCCTCGCTGGCGACATCGACTTTGTTGCCCGGCTCGACCCGCGCGCTGAGGCGATCGTTGGCCGCGACATCGAGATGGTGGTTGACGTGGATAATTGCCACGCCTTCGACATGCGGACGCAAGAGTCGATCTTCTAG
- the ubiE gene encoding bifunctional demethylmenaquinone methyltransferase/2-methoxy-6-polyprenyl-1,4-benzoquinol methylase UbiE codes for MDSQQEKPKYVRRMFDAIAPTYDFMNTVMTAGAHHLWRRTTARQIVADDPRIVLDLACGTGDLSFAVMQEAMAPCTILGADFSPPMLSLAQEKHEQLTEHRFPIAFMRADVLALPLPDSSVDVVTNAFLLRNLINLGEFFAECHRVLRPGGRFITLEITHPPYPGFRGAFELYFNNVVPLLGKLLVRHQEAYTYLPTSLQAFPDAPTLALALQESGFSEVSYRYLGFGTVAVHSANKVP; via the coding sequence ATGGATTCACAACAAGAAAAACCGAAGTACGTGCGGCGCATGTTCGACGCCATTGCGCCCACGTATGATTTCATGAACACGGTCATGACCGCGGGCGCGCATCATCTGTGGAGACGTACCACGGCACGCCAAATCGTCGCGGATGACCCTCGGATTGTCCTGGACCTCGCATGCGGCACCGGCGACCTAAGCTTCGCAGTGATGCAGGAAGCCATGGCGCCCTGTACGATTCTGGGCGCTGACTTTTCTCCGCCAATGCTGTCGCTGGCACAAGAAAAGCACGAGCAACTTACTGAGCATCGCTTCCCAATAGCGTTCATGCGAGCGGACGTGCTTGCCTTACCGTTGCCCGACTCCAGCGTTGACGTTGTTACCAATGCGTTCTTGCTGCGCAACCTCATAAACCTTGGCGAGTTCTTCGCCGAGTGCCACCGCGTGCTGCGTCCGGGCGGACGTTTTATCACACTGGAAATCACACACCCACCATACCCTGGGTTTCGCGGCGCCTTTGAATTGTACTTCAACAATGTCGTTCCGCTGCTAGGAAAACTGCTAGTGCGTCACCAAGAGGCGTACACCTATTTGCCTACGTCGCTACAGGCATTCCCCGATGCGCCGACTCTGGCCCTAGCCTTGCAAGAGTCCGGATTTTCGGAGGTTTCCTATCGCTATCTAGGGTTCGGCACGGTAGCAGTGCACAGTGCTAATAAGGTACCCTAA
- a CDS encoding peptidoglycan bridge formation glycyltransferase FemA/FemB family protein, which produces MTKSADSTVTDVGFATPSTQSEWDTPVIAWGGELLQSWAWGDFKSRTGWETSRLLCLRNGQPITAAQWLLRRVPLLGSLAYVPRGPVGASCNREASLALIRRVAEEARRAGAFALWVEPPWGAGQGPALPAAFAATPDYIQPPATGLIDLRPPSEDVLAGFQSSMRRNIRLADRRGLVVRQGRTEADWRAFYALLTETAARDNFGIHTWPYFAEMRATLEATGVAALFVAEFGGKPVGGLLLTSYGGTASYLFGASATQERDLRIGHGLQWHAMCWAKDNGCHTYDLWGMPATPSPTDPLAGVYRFKRGFAPRVVSYAPTVVAALDSRRFWIWRQLAPLARRLLPGF; this is translated from the coding sequence GTGACGAAGTCAGCAGATTCTACGGTGACTGATGTGGGTTTTGCGACTCCGTCAACGCAAAGCGAGTGGGACACGCCGGTAATTGCTTGGGGTGGAGAGTTACTCCAAAGCTGGGCTTGGGGAGACTTTAAGTCACGCACAGGTTGGGAAACATCTCGTCTACTCTGCCTGCGTAATGGTCAACCCATCACCGCCGCTCAATGGTTGCTGCGACGTGTGCCACTGTTGGGTTCACTTGCTTATGTGCCGCGGGGGCCGGTTGGAGCGAGTTGTAATCGAGAAGCGTCACTCGCCCTGATCCGGCGAGTTGCGGAGGAAGCACGCCGCGCAGGCGCATTTGCGCTCTGGGTAGAGCCTCCCTGGGGAGCGGGCCAAGGTCCGGCGCTTCCCGCCGCATTCGCCGCCACACCAGACTACATTCAGCCGCCTGCAACCGGTCTCATAGACCTTCGTCCGCCGAGCGAGGATGTGCTCGCCGGATTCCAAAGCAGTATGCGGCGCAACATCCGCTTGGCCGATCGTCGGGGTCTCGTAGTACGCCAAGGGCGGACGGAAGCAGATTGGCGGGCTTTCTATGCGCTGCTCACCGAGACCGCGGCCCGGGACAACTTTGGCATTCACACCTGGCCGTACTTTGCAGAGATGCGCGCTACCCTCGAGGCCACAGGTGTTGCTGCGCTGTTTGTGGCCGAATTCGGTGGCAAGCCGGTAGGGGGCCTTCTACTCACTTCGTACGGCGGTACAGCCTCTTACCTCTTCGGCGCTAGCGCTACACAGGAACGGGACCTGCGCATCGGGCACGGACTGCAGTGGCACGCTATGTGCTGGGCGAAGGACAATGGCTGCCACACCTACGACCTGTGGGGAATGCCGGCTACACCGAGCCCAACCGACCCCCTGGCAGGGGTCTACAGATTCAAGCGAGGGTTTGCGCCAAGAGTTGTCAGCTACGCGCCCACAGTGGTGGCGGCGCTGGATTCCCGCCGCTTTTGGATCTGGCGGCAACTGGCGCCACTGGCACGCAGACTCTTGCCCGGATTCTGA
- the melA gene encoding alpha-galactosidase, with amino-acid sequence MARIAFIGAGSVTFARRILTDILTWPEHSESSLALMDIDGETLQITGKFVKRLIAEQGLGATVTATQDRQEALAGADYVITAIDVGGQPLRMNDWQIPAQFGVYQTVADTIGPGGVFRGLRTAPALAAIAHDMESLCPDALLINYANPMNINMWLIGATSNIRAVGLCHSVQGTAARLAQYLGMEPDDVSYWVAGINHQAWFLQFHHNTFRGQDLYPRLRAAMDDPETYARDNVRFEVLRHFDYFVTESSHHMSEYTPWFRRTAADRARYMPEHLKRWAEENNVERDDKGQILDEEAQIRESFMYARQERREDYFANQQKDLESPDPLPFNRTHEYCSYILHAVETNTPYRFNGNVPNTDLISNLQSGCNVEVPILVDSAGLHPCYVGKLPAQCAGINRTNINVQELTVQAILEQDRRHVHEAIALDPLTTTRCSLEDVRAMTDELFAASEAYLTI; translated from the coding sequence ATGGCAAGAATCGCCTTCATCGGCGCAGGGAGCGTGACATTCGCACGCCGCATTCTCACCGACATCCTGACGTGGCCCGAGCACAGCGAGAGTTCGCTGGCCCTGATGGACATCGATGGCGAAACGCTACAAATAACCGGCAAATTCGTGAAGCGGCTCATCGCAGAGCAGGGGCTCGGCGCCACCGTCACCGCCACGCAAGACCGGCAAGAGGCGCTCGCCGGTGCGGACTATGTCATCACGGCGATAGACGTCGGCGGGCAGCCGCTCCGCATGAACGACTGGCAGATTCCCGCCCAGTTCGGCGTCTATCAAACGGTGGCCGATACGATTGGACCGGGCGGAGTCTTTCGAGGTCTGCGCACTGCTCCTGCACTCGCGGCTATCGCACATGACATGGAGTCCCTTTGCCCCGATGCCCTGCTCATCAACTATGCCAACCCCATGAATATCAACATGTGGCTGATTGGCGCTACAAGCAACATACGCGCTGTTGGCCTGTGCCATAGCGTTCAAGGCACGGCCGCAAGACTGGCCCAGTATTTAGGCATGGAGCCGGACGACGTGTCCTATTGGGTGGCCGGCATCAACCATCAAGCGTGGTTTCTTCAGTTCCACCACAACACATTTCGTGGGCAGGACCTGTACCCACGACTGCGGGCGGCAATGGATGACCCCGAAACCTACGCCAGAGACAACGTTCGCTTCGAGGTCTTACGCCACTTCGACTACTTTGTCACCGAGTCGAGCCACCACATGTCGGAGTACACGCCGTGGTTTCGCCGTACCGCGGCCGACCGCGCGCGTTACATGCCTGAACACTTGAAGCGCTGGGCGGAGGAGAACAACGTCGAGCGAGACGACAAGGGGCAGATTTTGGATGAAGAAGCGCAGATTCGGGAGTCCTTCATGTACGCCCGACAGGAGCGGCGCGAAGACTACTTTGCGAACCAACAGAAAGATTTGGAAAGCCCCGACCCACTTCCCTTCAATCGCACGCACGAATACTGCTCGTACATTCTCCATGCTGTCGAAACAAATACACCTTATCGCTTCAACGGCAACGTGCCGAACACCGACTTGATTTCCAATCTTCAATCCGGCTGCAACGTAGAAGTGCCGATCCTGGTGGACAGCGCGGGCCTTCATCCCTGCTATGTCGGCAAGTTGCCTGCTCAGTGCGCAGGCATAAACCGGACAAACATCAACGTCCAGGAACTCACTGTTCAGGCGATTTTGGAGCAAGATCGGCGCCACGTGCACGAGGCAATCGCATTGGACCCGCTCACGACAACCCGGTGTTCGCTGGAGGACGTGCGCGCCATGACTGATGAGCTCTTCGCCGCCAGCGAGGCGTATTTGACAATCTAG
- a CDS encoding DUF167 domain-containing protein, with protein sequence MSPPILDIRDSSRGCRLAVLAKPRARRTEIAGIHDGALCVRLQAPPVDGKANEELLRFLADKFGVPKAAVTLRQGVSSRRKVVAVEGVRAATISRCINALQTGE encoded by the coding sequence ATGTCGCCCCCGATTCTGGACATAAGAGATTCCTCTCGTGGCTGCCGGCTGGCTGTACTTGCCAAACCACGAGCGCGCCGCACGGAGATCGCAGGTATTCACGACGGTGCGCTATGCGTTCGCTTGCAGGCCCCTCCGGTGGACGGCAAAGCTAACGAAGAGTTGCTGCGGTTTCTCGCTGACAAGTTTGGGGTGCCAAAGGCTGCCGTCACACTTCGCCAGGGAGTTTCGTCGCGACGCAAGGTGGTAGCTGTAGAAGGCGTTAGGGCTGCTACTATATCGCGCTGTATCAACGCATTACAGACGGGAGAGTAA
- a CDS encoding YggT family protein, with product MTPIVCTFIEFLTLALIFAIIARALASWFVQDSSNPIVAMLHDITEPIVGPIRRLMPSTGMIDLSPLIALILLQILQRVLVSLICP from the coding sequence ATGACCCCGATAGTTTGCACCTTCATAGAGTTCCTCACCTTAGCGCTGATCTTTGCGATCATCGCGCGGGCGCTCGCATCATGGTTCGTTCAGGATTCGAGCAACCCCATTGTTGCGATGCTCCACGACATTACCGAGCCGATTGTCGGGCCGATACGGCGGCTCATGCCAAGTACCGGCATGATTGACTTGTCTCCGTTGATTGCCCTGATCCTGCTTCAAATTCTGCAGCGAGTCTTGGTCTCTTTGATTTGCCCTTGA
- a CDS encoding peptidoglycan bridge formation glycyltransferase FemA/FemB family protein, which translates to MSSVALNCISNVSHAAWSQALQALQALPGQHFLQTWEWGELKERFGWQAQRYLCEQDGQTVAAFTLLTRRIPSLPWAIGYVPKGPLLAYADTSLFGAVLDEIVTAARASLAIYVKIDPDFSEENECVAQTYNEHGWHASDEQIQFPHTATLDLGLGQDALLAAMKPKTRYNIRLAARRGVEVQQTTDWQTLFNLYGETASRDGFPIREAGYYHALWSSFQQSGQGEGFLACVDSEPVAGLFLMHTGNTGWFYTGASSQRHRDKMPNYLLQWHAIQWLIDRGYRWYDLWGAPTVMDERDPLWGVYRFKSGFGAGYVRRLGAYDHVLNRPGYDVLTRIIPRIRQLRRSLAR; encoded by the coding sequence TTGTCATCAGTTGCCCTAAACTGCATCTCGAATGTCTCGCACGCAGCCTGGTCGCAGGCATTGCAGGCATTGCAGGCGTTGCCGGGTCAGCACTTTCTCCAAACCTGGGAGTGGGGCGAGCTCAAGGAGCGGTTTGGCTGGCAAGCCCAGCGTTACCTGTGTGAGCAAGACGGTCAGACTGTGGCTGCTTTCACCTTGCTGACCCGGCGCATTCCTTCGTTGCCGTGGGCCATTGGCTATGTCCCAAAGGGTCCCTTGCTTGCTTATGCAGATACGTCGTTGTTTGGCGCTGTGTTAGATGAAATCGTCACTGCTGCGAGAGCATCACTTGCAATTTATGTAAAGATCGATCCTGACTTTTCCGAGGAGAACGAATGCGTGGCGCAGACCTACAACGAGCACGGATGGCACGCTAGTGATGAGCAGATCCAGTTTCCCCACACCGCCACGCTTGACTTAGGTCTGGGGCAAGATGCGCTGCTCGCGGCAATGAAGCCAAAGACCCGCTATAACATTCGCCTCGCGGCCCGCCGCGGGGTCGAAGTACAACAGACAACCGACTGGCAGACCCTGTTCAATCTCTATGGGGAGACTGCGAGTCGTGACGGCTTCCCAATCCGGGAAGCAGGCTACTATCATGCCCTGTGGTCTTCATTTCAACAGTCCGGCCAGGGTGAAGGCTTCTTGGCGTGTGTCGACAGTGAGCCCGTGGCAGGGCTTTTCCTCATGCACACCGGCAACACGGGCTGGTTCTACACCGGCGCTTCCTCGCAGCGGCATCGCGACAAAATGCCCAATTACCTCCTGCAATGGCACGCAATCCAATGGCTGATCGATCGCGGCTATCGCTGGTACGACCTGTGGGGTGCGCCTACCGTGATGGACGAGCGAGACCCGCTGTGGGGAGTGTACCGATTCAAGAGCGGTTTCGGCGCGGGCTATGTGCGCCGTCTCGGAGCGTATGACCACGTACTCAACCGCCCCGGATACGACGTGCTCACCCGCATCATTCCCCGTATCCGGCAGCTTCGCCGCAGTCTCGCCCGCTAA
- a CDS encoding YggS family pyridoxal phosphate-dependent enzyme, with the protein MSIADNIVHVCRRIAEAAERTGREPSDVTLVAVSKGFGIETIEQAAAAGLSVFGENRVQEAAEKISVLPSSLEWHMLGHVQSNKAKQAEALFDRIHSVDSVRLANALARHAADQGRCIRILIQVNVTGKESQFGLPPTDVPAVARSIAACTGIRIDGLMAIASFTEDEVTLRAEFRALRQLRDTLESIVPDHPCRELSMGMTNDYPIAIEEGATIVRVGRAIFGERPLPQSRYEPKKVLQGT; encoded by the coding sequence ATGAGCATTGCAGACAACATAGTTCACGTTTGCCGGCGCATCGCAGAGGCGGCGGAGAGAACAGGGCGGGAGCCGTCTGACGTTACCTTGGTAGCGGTCTCAAAGGGCTTTGGCATTGAGACCATCGAGCAGGCAGCCGCTGCCGGACTCTCAGTCTTTGGCGAAAACCGCGTGCAGGAGGCGGCAGAGAAGATTTCAGTGCTTCCTTCGTCCCTGGAATGGCACATGCTCGGGCACGTGCAATCCAACAAGGCCAAGCAAGCTGAAGCGCTTTTCGACCGCATTCACTCCGTGGATAGTGTCCGGTTAGCCAACGCGCTCGCACGGCACGCAGCAGACCAAGGCCGCTGCATACGGATACTCATCCAAGTAAACGTAACCGGGAAGGAAAGCCAGTTTGGGCTCCCTCCCACCGACGTACCGGCGGTTGCCCGCAGCATCGCGGCGTGTACGGGCATTCGAATTGACGGCCTGATGGCAATTGCGTCCTTTACCGAAGATGAGGTAACGCTGCGCGCGGAATTTCGCGCGCTGCGGCAACTTCGCGACACGCTTGAGTCTATCGTCCCCGACCACCCGTGCCGAGAGCTCTCGATGGGCATGACAAACGACTATCCGATTGCCATCGAAGAGGGGGCTACAATCGTGCGAGTTGGGCGGGCCATTTTCGGTGAACGTCCGCTGCCTCAGTCGCGGTACGAACCAAAGAAAGTTTTGCAGGGAACGTAG